A genomic stretch from Bacteroidales bacterium includes:
- a CDS encoding pyridoxamine 5'-phosphate oxidase family protein produces MRQKIVFSKKEMIEIISQSQTCFVAMVDKEGNPYNLPFNFGFDDNYIYIHSGKEGKKNEILKNNPNVCIAFSNSEKLAFQSEKVACSHFMRYKSVLVCGKLEFIEDLEEKSKVLNIFMKHYTGKDDYKYGLPALKNVAVYKLPNQNMSGRTYGY; encoded by the coding sequence ATGAGACAAAAAATTGTATTTAGCAAAAAGGAAATGATTGAAATTATTTCTCAATCGCAAACTTGCTTTGTGGCAATGGTTGACAAAGAAGGTAATCCTTATAATCTGCCATTTAACTTTGGCTTCGATGATAATTATATCTATATACACAGCGGAAAAGAAGGTAAGAAAAACGAGATTTTAAAAAACAATCCAAATGTATGCATTGCTTTTTCTAACAGCGAAAAGCTAGCCTTTCAGAGCGAAAAAGTAGCTTGTAGCCACTTTATGCGGTATAAAAGCGTTTTAGTGTGCGGTAAATTAGAATTTATAGAAGATTTAGAAGAAAAAAGCAAAGTATTAAATATTTTTATGAAGCACTATACCGGCAAAGACGATTATAAATACGGGCTTCCTGCTCTGAAAAATGTGGCTGTTTACAAATTACCTAACCAAAATATGAGCGGAAGAACATACGGATACTGA